In Henriciella litoralis, the genomic window AATCGGTTCAAGTTTGTGTCTGAGATCTTTCATGAGGCCCGTATATATTACAGACCTACGCCTAACATGCGGTTGGTTAACGCTTTTCTTAACTGGCGATCATGCCGCACTGAGAGACCCGACGACACGAAGGCCCGTCGTTCTTTCGACGGAGCGCGCGGTTACAAATCCGCGCCGTGTCAGCGCCCAGAGCAGTCCTGCGAGAAGCGCGGTAAACCCAGCAAACAGGAAGCCAAGCGCCGCGACAGGCGTGCGCAGGCTCTTGCCCTTGATCGGCACACGCGCCGGCTCAAGCACACGCACACTGTCCGCCGTCTGACCCGACAGCTCCGACAGCGCCCGCTCCTCAACTTCACGCACCGAGAAATTCTCAACATTGCGTTCCATCAGCGTCTTGCGGCGCTGCAATTCCTGCCACTCAGGCGTCAGTTCATTCAGCCGGCGCAGACGGGCTTCCACCCCGGCCAGCTGACGGCGCAGCTCAGCACCTTGCAACTGAAGCGACTGGGCTTCGGCATTCAGGTTCGAGGCGGCCTGCTCAACCTGCTGATAGACTGGGTTGGGCCCACGGCGCGTGGTGCCAGACAAGCCTCCACGACCATTCAGATACTCTTCAATCTTTTCGATCCGCGTATCGATGGCCTGCACCGCTCGCGACTCCGGCGTGTAGCGCGCCAGCAGGTCTTCACGTTCAATCCGCAGCTCGATCAGCTTCTGCGCAGAATTATCCTCGACATAGAGGTTCTGCTGCGGCTCCATCGTCGCCAGCTGCTGATTGTAGATATCAAGCTGGCCTTCAACCGCGCTCGCGCGGGACTGGTTGGTCAGCAGCTCGCCCGAAACCGTGGCGTAGAGCTGCTGCGCCGTCTGGCGCTCGCTTTCAAAATCACCGATTTCATTGGAAGCTAGGAATTGGCGAATTTCGTCTTCAACGTCCAGCAACTGGCCTTCGAATTTCTTGCGCTGATTTCCAAGGCTGGCAGATCCGTTTGTCGCGAATACCTCGTTTCGATAGTCGAGATATGCGCCAATCCAGGCATTCAGCAGTTCAGCCGAGAGCTGCGCATTTTCATGCTCCAGCGCCGTCCCGATCACAGGTGTTTTCGGCGCCGTCCCGGACTTGAAACTCTTGCGAAGCGTCGCGACGGCTTTCTGGAATGTTTCCTCGGCAATCGCATCATGAGCGTCTGGCGGCGTTTCAGCCATCTGCTTGTTCATCGCCTCGACGAGCTTGGGATAGACCCGCTCCAGCGGAAACTTTGCAAGCGCGCGTTCGGCCACAACCGGGCTGCGCAGGACTTCAAGCTCGGCCTGAATAAGCAGCTCCTCTTCCGGCGCGACCGGCGACTCCGAGCCCACGCGAGGGCGATAGACGTTCTCGTCGCCCATCCGCACATAGAGCCGCGAATTGGCTTCATAAGACTTTGGCATCTGGAGCGCAGCCAGGATGCCCAGAAGAAAAATTGGAATAAAAACAGCAATCATCAGCCATTTGGCGCGCCAAAGCTGAATCACCAATTCCATCGGACCGATCTTCGGGCGCTGACGCATAACGCCGGAATGATCTTTCGACCCGCCGGTAACGCCCCAGTCTGATGAACTACTCATAATGCAAACCCGTCCGGTTTATCTTGGTTTCCGAATTACTGACCCATGCGGCTTGATAATTCCTTAAACATTAACGTTGACCTTCAGCGCCTCGATATCCCACGTTCGCCAGGCAGGTGATTGAATGCGAAGTCTCCTCATTTCAACGGCCATCGTTCTTGGTGCGTGCCAGAACGTGACCCCGGTCAATTCGACTTATTTTCCGGTCGCGGACTGGCGTCATGAGGATGGCGCTGACCAGCCTTACCTGCTGGCGCCTGGGGACACGATTCAACTGGTCTTCCATTCAGCACCAGAGCTCGACCGCGAGGTCAAGATTGCGCCGGATGGCAGCATCTCGCTTCCCTTTATCGGCGCCGTGCAGGCTTCAGCGCGCACCTCCGATGAACTTCAGGACCTTTTGCTCACCGCCTATTCAAATGAATTGCGCGATCCGCAGCTCGATGTGATCCCGGTCGGGTTTGATAGCCAGCGCATCTTTGTCGGCGGCGAGGTTGCGAC contains:
- a CDS encoding GumC family protein; the protein is MSSSSDWGVTGGSKDHSGVMRQRPKIGPMELVIQLWRAKWLMIAVFIPIFLLGILAALQMPKSYEANSRLYVRMGDENVYRPRVGSESPVAPEEELLIQAELEVLRSPVVAERALAKFPLERVYPKLVEAMNKQMAETPPDAHDAIAEETFQKAVATLRKSFKSGTAPKTPVIGTALEHENAQLSAELLNAWIGAYLDYRNEVFATNGSASLGNQRKKFEGQLLDVEDEIRQFLASNEIGDFESERQTAQQLYATVSGELLTNQSRASAVEGQLDIYNQQLATMEPQQNLYVEDNSAQKLIELRIEREDLLARYTPESRAVQAIDTRIEKIEEYLNGRGGLSGTTRRGPNPVYQQVEQAASNLNAEAQSLQLQGAELRRQLAGVEARLRRLNELTPEWQELQRRKTLMERNVENFSVREVEERALSELSGQTADSVRVLEPARVPIKGKSLRTPVAALGFLFAGFTALLAGLLWALTRRGFVTARSVERTTGLRVVGSLSAA
- a CDS encoding polysaccharide biosynthesis/export family protein encodes the protein MRSLLISTAIVLGACQNVTPVNSTYFPVADWRHEDGADQPYLLAPGDTIQLVFHSAPELDREVKIAPDGSISLPFIGAVQASARTSDELQDLLLTAYSNELRDPQLDVIPVGFDSQRIFVGGEVATPGMMELPGQIDPLQAIIMAGGFTDRAKPQNVALMRRMPGGEVMTAVIDVNAGINDPRLASFTPLRRFDVVYVPRSAIAQENLLMQQWFRSALPIDFSLYYDIAGGLRR